A window of Nicotiana tabacum cultivar K326 chromosome 24, ASM71507v2, whole genome shotgun sequence contains these coding sequences:
- the LOC107779957 gene encoding polyadenylate-binding protein 7-like yields the protein MAVPPTVLPATPASLYVGDLHHDVTDGQLFDSFSEFKSLASVRICRDSSTGRSLCYGYVNFISPQDAIRAIEVKNNSTLNGKVIRVCWSRRDPDARRSGKGNVFVKNLSDTIDNAKLQEMFQKFGNTLSCKVVFSEEGKSKGYGFVQFESEESANAAIEKLNGTMVGDKQMYVGKFVRKSDRILPSPDAKYTNLYFKNLDLDISEEHLREKFSGFGKIISLVIAKDESGASKGFGFVNFDDPDDARRAMEAMNGSPIGSKTLYVARAQKKAEREQLLKRLFEERRKEQIMKYQGSNVYVKNVDDDISDNELRELFSQCGTITSAKVMQDEKGVSKGFGFVCFSTAEEAYKAVNTFHGFMLGRKPLYVAIAQRKEERQAQLQLLYAQRLAGLTGPPAMFPGGYPPFYYPAPGVVPQMPTRPGLMYQALGVRPGWRTNGFTNTTRPAFQPSPVPLIPNNSRQYRQNRGRMNGYMPASNVTSVQQSSQSVVLSNGNSQRGGQFKYVPNGRTRDMNKGSVASNAGSAAAGSVAEGSQMLSTLLASAAPEQQKQILGEHLYPLVNQHKPDLAAKITGMLLEMDNAELLLLLESPESLATKVEEAVEVLKLSKAKVSSQDSLHPSFLSAEVAVN from the exons ATGGCGGTTCCTCCGACTGTACTACCTGCAACGCCGGCATCGTTGTACGTTGGTGACCTTCACCATGACGTAACCGATGGACAGTTGTTTGATTCTTTCTCTGAGTTCAAAAGCCTTGCTTCTGTTCGCATCTGCCGTGACTCATCCACTGGCCGTTCCCTCTGTTACGGCTACGTTAACTTTATTTCTCCTCAAGACG CTATACGCGCTATTGAGGTGAAAAATAACTCCACTCTCAATGGGAAAGTTATAAGGGTTTGCTGGTCTCGTCGTGACCCTGATGCAAGAAGAAGTGGGAAAGGAAACGTGTTCGTCAAG AATTTAAGTGATACAATTGACAATGCGAAGCTTCAAGAAATGTTTCAAAAGTTTGGAAATACCTTATCTTGTAAAGTTGTCTTTTCTGAGGAAGGAAAGAGTAAAGGATATGGCTTTGTCCAGTTTGAGTCTGAAGAGTCTGCGAATGCTGCTATTGAGAAGCTTAATGGGACCATGGTTGGAGACAAGCAGAT GTATGTTGGTAAGTTTGTCAGGAAGAGTGACCGGATTTTGCCCAGCCCTGATGCTAAATACACAAATTTGTACTTCAAGAACTTGGACCTTGACATCTCAGAAGAGCATCTTAGAGAAAAATTCTCTGGGTTTGGGAAGATTATTAGCTTGGTCATTGCAAAAGATGAGAGTGGAGCTTCAAAAGGTTTTGGATTTGTGAACTTTGACGATCCCGATGATGCTAGGAGAGCAATGGAAGCTATGAATGGATCACCAATTG GCTCCAAGACCTTGTATGTAGCCCGAGCACAAAAGAAAGCAGAACGCGAACAACTTTTGAAGCGTCTGTTTGAGGAGAGAAGGAAGGAACAAATCATGAAATACCAG GGTTCAAATGTGTATGTCAAGAATGTTGACGATGATATCTCTGATAATGAGCTGCGCGAGCTGTTTAGCCAATGCGGCACAATTACTTCTGCAAAAGTTATGCAAGACGAGAAAGGTGTGAGTAAGGGCTTTGGATTTGTATGCTTCTCCACAGCAGAGGAGGCCTATAAAGCTGTGAATACTTTTCATG GATTTATGTTGGGTCGAAAGCCGTTATATGTGGCTATTGCTCAAAGAAAGGAGGAAAGACAGGCCCAACTACAGCTTCTATATGCACAACGACTTGCAGGGCTAACAGGACCTCCAGCTATGTTTCCTGGTGGATatcctcctttttactacccagCCCCCGGTGTTGTTCCTCAAATGCCAACACGACCTGGGCTGATGTATCAGGCTCTTGGTGTGAGGCCAGGTTGGAGGACTAATGGGTTCACAAACACCACTAGACCTGCCTTTCAACCTTCTCCAGTTCCCTTG ATTCCTAATAATTCCCGACAATATAGGCAGAACAGGGGAAGGATGAATGGATATATGCCAGCTTCAAACGTGACCAGTGTGCAGCAATCAAGTCAATCAGTGGTGTTATCAAATGGCAATTCTCAG CGTGGCGGGCAGTTCAAATATGTGCCCAATGGCCGGACTCGTGACATGAACAAAGGATCTGTTGCATCAAATGCTGGTTCTGCTGCAGCTGGATCAGTTGCTGAGGGATCTCAAATGCTGAGTACCTTGCTTGCTTCTGCTGCTCCTGAGCAGCAGAAACAGATACTTGGAGAGCACCTTTATCCTCTTGTCAATCAACAtaag CCCGACCTTGCTGCAAAGATAACGGGAATGCTCTTGGAGATGGACAATGCAGAACTACTGTTATTGTTGGAGTCGCCGGAGTCTCTGGCAACCAAGGTGGAGGAAGCTGTTGAGGTGCTCAAGCTGTCCAAGGCTAAAGTTTCCAGCCAAGATTCACTTCATCCAAGTTTTCTTTCCGCGGAAGTTGCTGTCAACTGA